The Trichosurus vulpecula isolate mTriVul1 chromosome 4, mTriVul1.pri, whole genome shotgun sequence genome contains a region encoding:
- the GGA3 gene encoding ADP-ribosylation factor-binding protein GGA3 isoform X3, which yields MKNCGRRFHNEVGKFRFLNELIKVVSPKYLGDRISEKVKAKVIELLYSWTVALPEESKIKDAYQMLKRQGIVQSDPLIPMDRTLIPSPPPRPKNPVFDDEEKSKLLAKLLKSKNPDDLQEANKLIKSMVKEDEARIQKVTKRLHTLEEVNNNVKLLNEMLVHYSKEDSSEADKELMKELYDQCETKRRTLFKLASETEDNDSSLGDILQASDNLSRVINSYKKIIEGQVINGEVASLAISAPEGSNPSSNLNTLIDLAELDTSSSPPLVLAPQPTPPSSDIPILPPPPRSCLSSQAEASSGTSGVTNSLSLLDEELLCLGLADPAPSAAPKESTGNSQWNLYQGSPFLQSSTQPLNSSPAPLPPPFTAPATKASVPAPNTGSFLFSMGLATATPQKVGPPAPGYLNSAVGDSSLHQLDVLNQLLEETKGTSGLVKPVSSSFLPGVTSPIIPSNTPVGPPVSFPAGPSSPLFQPLPFQQGSPMKGNELSLTNVHVPLESIKPSSALPVTAYDKNGFRILFHFAKECPPGRPDVLVVVVSMLNTAPLPVKSIVLQAAVPKSMKVKLQPPSGIELSPFNPIQPPAAITQVMLLANPLKEKVRLRYKLTFALGDQLSTEVGEVDQFPPVDQWGNL from the exons ATGAAGAACTGCGGGAGGAGGTTTCATAATGAAGTGGGGAAGTTCCGTTTTTTGAATGAGTTAATCAAAGTCGTCTCTCCCAAG TACTTGGGGGACAGGATCTCAGAGAAGGTGAAAGCCAAAGTCATCGAGCTGCTGTACAGCTGGACAGTGGCCCTGCCAGAGGAGTCCAAAATCAAGGATGCTTACCAGATGCTTAAGAGACAGG GGATTGTGCAGTCTGACCCCCTGATTCCTATGGATCGGACGctcatcccctccccaccacctcgTCCTAAGAATCCTGTATTTGATGATGAGGAGAAATCCAAG CTCTTAGCCAAGCTGTTGAAGAGCAAGAATCCAGATGACCTCCAGGAGGCCAACAAGCTCATCAAGTCCATGGTGAAGGAG GATGAAGCTAGAATCCAGAAAGTGACCAAACGACTGCACACTCTAGAGGAAGTCAACAACAATGTGAAACTTCTCAATGAGATGCTGGTTCATTACAGTAAGGAGGACTCATCAGAGGCAGATAAAGAGCTCATGAAG GAGCTGTATGATCAATGTGAAACCAAGAGGAGAACATTGTTTAAATTGGCCAGTGAGACAGAAGACAATGATAGCAGCTTAG GAGACATCCTGCAAGCCAGCGACAATCTTTCAAGGGTTATCAACTCCTATAAAAAAATTATCGAAGGACAGGTCATTAATGGTGAGGTGGCTTCCCTAGCCATATCTGCCCCGGAAG GAAGCAACCCCTCCAGTAACCTCAACACTCTGATTGATCTTGCCGAATTGGATACATCTAGCAGCCCACCCCTGGTGCTGGCCCCACAGCCTACCCCACCCTCCTCAGACATCCCTATCCTTCCACCCCCTCCACGAAGCTGCTTGTCTAGTCAGGCTGAAGCTTCCTCTGGGACCAGCGGCGTGACCAACTCTCTCTCCCTGTTGGATGAAGAGCTGTTATGCTTAG GCCTCGCTGACCCAGCCCCTAGTGCTGCTCCCAAAGAGTCAACAGGGAATAGTCAGTGGAACCTGTaccag GGCAGCCCTTTCCTCCAGTCCTCTACACAGCCCTTGAACAGCTCCCCAGCCCCACTGCCTCCTCCCTTTACGGCTCCCGCTACCAAGGCCAGCGTCCCTGCCCCCAACACAGGCTCATTCTTGTTCTCCATGGGACTGGCCACGGCTACACCCCAAAAGGTGGGGCCGCCAGCCCCCGGGTACCTCAACTCAGCTGTGGGTGATAGTTCCCTGCACCAGTTGGATGTTCTCAACCAGCTTCTGGAAGAGACCAAAGG GACATCAGGCTTGGTGAAACCCGTCTCATCCAGCTTCCTCCCTGGGGTCACCTCCCCGATCATCCCCAGCAACACTCCAGTGGGGCCACCTGTCTCCTTTCCTGCTGGGCCCAGTAGCCCTTTGTTCCAACCACTGCCATTCCAGCAGGGGAGCCCCATGAAGGGAAACGAGCTCTCCCTGACCAATGTCCACGTCCCATTGGAATCTATCAAACCAA GCAGTGCCCTTCCAGTGACAGCCTATGACAAAAACGGCTTCCGCATCCTCTTTCATTTTGCCAAGGAGTGCCCACCTGGGCGGCCCGATGTGCTGGTGGTCGTGGTGTCCATGCTGAACACAGCTCCACTGCCTGTCAAGAGCATTGTGCTTCAGGCAGCAGTGCCCAAG tCCATGAAGGTGAAGCTGCAGCCTCCCTCAGGGATAGAACTATCTCCATTCAACCCTATCCAGCCACCTGCAGCCATAACCCAGGTTATGTTGCTGGCCAACCCATTGAAG GAGAAGGTAAGGCTGCGTTACAAGCTGACCTTTGCCCTTGGGGATCAGCTCAGCACAGAGGTGGGTGAAGTGGACCAGTTTCCCCCAGTGGACCAGTGGGGGAACCTATGA
- the GGA3 gene encoding ADP-ribosylation factor-binding protein GGA3 isoform X1: protein MAEAEGESLESWLNKATNPSNRQEDWEYIIGFCDQINKELEGPQIAVRLLAHKIQSPQEWEAVQALTVLEACMKNCGRRFHNEVGKFRFLNELIKVVSPKYLGDRISEKVKAKVIELLYSWTVALPEESKIKDAYQMLKRQGIVQSDPLIPMDRTLIPSPPPRPKNPVFDDEEKSKLLAKLLKSKNPDDLQEANKLIKSMVKEDEARIQKVTKRLHTLEEVNNNVKLLNEMLVHYSKEDSSEADKELMKELYDQCETKRRTLFKLASETEDNDSSLGDILQASDNLSRVINSYKKIIEGQVINGEVASLAISAPEGSNPSSNLNTLIDLAELDTSSSPPLVLAPQPTPPSSDIPILPPPPRSCLSSQAEASSGTSGVTNSLSLLDEELLCLGLADPAPSAAPKESTGNSQWNLYQGSPFLQSSTQPLNSSPAPLPPPFTAPATKASVPAPNTGSFLFSMGLATATPQKVGPPAPGYLNSAVGDSSLHQLDVLNQLLEETKGTSGLVKPVSSSFLPGVTSPIIPSNTPVGPPVSFPAGPSSPLFQPLPFQQGSPMKGNELSLTNVHVPLESIKPSSALPVTAYDKNGFRILFHFAKECPPGRPDVLVVVVSMLNTAPLPVKSIVLQAAVPKSMKVKLQPPSGIELSPFNPIQPPAAITQVMLLANPLKEKVRLRYKLTFALGDQLSTEVGEVDQFPPVDQWGNL, encoded by the exons ATAAAGCCACCAATCCTTCCAACCGCCAGGAGGACTGGGAGTATATCATTGGCTTCTGTGATCAGATCAACAAGGAGCTTGAAGG GCCTCAGATTGCTGTCCGGCTGCTGGCTCACAAAATCCAGTCCCCACAGGAATGGGAGGCAGTCCAAGCCTTAACG GTGCTGGAAGCATGTATGAAGAACTGCGGGAGGAGGTTTCATAATGAAGTGGGGAAGTTCCGTTTTTTGAATGAGTTAATCAAAGTCGTCTCTCCCAAG TACTTGGGGGACAGGATCTCAGAGAAGGTGAAAGCCAAAGTCATCGAGCTGCTGTACAGCTGGACAGTGGCCCTGCCAGAGGAGTCCAAAATCAAGGATGCTTACCAGATGCTTAAGAGACAGG GGATTGTGCAGTCTGACCCCCTGATTCCTATGGATCGGACGctcatcccctccccaccacctcgTCCTAAGAATCCTGTATTTGATGATGAGGAGAAATCCAAG CTCTTAGCCAAGCTGTTGAAGAGCAAGAATCCAGATGACCTCCAGGAGGCCAACAAGCTCATCAAGTCCATGGTGAAGGAG GATGAAGCTAGAATCCAGAAAGTGACCAAACGACTGCACACTCTAGAGGAAGTCAACAACAATGTGAAACTTCTCAATGAGATGCTGGTTCATTACAGTAAGGAGGACTCATCAGAGGCAGATAAAGAGCTCATGAAG GAGCTGTATGATCAATGTGAAACCAAGAGGAGAACATTGTTTAAATTGGCCAGTGAGACAGAAGACAATGATAGCAGCTTAG GAGACATCCTGCAAGCCAGCGACAATCTTTCAAGGGTTATCAACTCCTATAAAAAAATTATCGAAGGACAGGTCATTAATGGTGAGGTGGCTTCCCTAGCCATATCTGCCCCGGAAG GAAGCAACCCCTCCAGTAACCTCAACACTCTGATTGATCTTGCCGAATTGGATACATCTAGCAGCCCACCCCTGGTGCTGGCCCCACAGCCTACCCCACCCTCCTCAGACATCCCTATCCTTCCACCCCCTCCACGAAGCTGCTTGTCTAGTCAGGCTGAAGCTTCCTCTGGGACCAGCGGCGTGACCAACTCTCTCTCCCTGTTGGATGAAGAGCTGTTATGCTTAG GCCTCGCTGACCCAGCCCCTAGTGCTGCTCCCAAAGAGTCAACAGGGAATAGTCAGTGGAACCTGTaccag GGCAGCCCTTTCCTCCAGTCCTCTACACAGCCCTTGAACAGCTCCCCAGCCCCACTGCCTCCTCCCTTTACGGCTCCCGCTACCAAGGCCAGCGTCCCTGCCCCCAACACAGGCTCATTCTTGTTCTCCATGGGACTGGCCACGGCTACACCCCAAAAGGTGGGGCCGCCAGCCCCCGGGTACCTCAACTCAGCTGTGGGTGATAGTTCCCTGCACCAGTTGGATGTTCTCAACCAGCTTCTGGAAGAGACCAAAGG GACATCAGGCTTGGTGAAACCCGTCTCATCCAGCTTCCTCCCTGGGGTCACCTCCCCGATCATCCCCAGCAACACTCCAGTGGGGCCACCTGTCTCCTTTCCTGCTGGGCCCAGTAGCCCTTTGTTCCAACCACTGCCATTCCAGCAGGGGAGCCCCATGAAGGGAAACGAGCTCTCCCTGACCAATGTCCACGTCCCATTGGAATCTATCAAACCAA GCAGTGCCCTTCCAGTGACAGCCTATGACAAAAACGGCTTCCGCATCCTCTTTCATTTTGCCAAGGAGTGCCCACCTGGGCGGCCCGATGTGCTGGTGGTCGTGGTGTCCATGCTGAACACAGCTCCACTGCCTGTCAAGAGCATTGTGCTTCAGGCAGCAGTGCCCAAG tCCATGAAGGTGAAGCTGCAGCCTCCCTCAGGGATAGAACTATCTCCATTCAACCCTATCCAGCCACCTGCAGCCATAACCCAGGTTATGTTGCTGGCCAACCCATTGAAG GAGAAGGTAAGGCTGCGTTACAAGCTGACCTTTGCCCTTGGGGATCAGCTCAGCACAGAGGTGGGTGAAGTGGACCAGTTTCCCCCAGTGGACCAGTGGGGGAACCTATGA
- the NUP85 gene encoding nuclear pore complex protein Nup85 translates to MEELDGEPTLTLIPGINSKKRQMCFDWGPGEMLVCETLFKKKEKEEKVLGCPFIYIVQKDIDVYSRILRKLFNESHSIFVGLQRIEEESAGKSRKAQLVRVSKNYRSVIRACMEEMHQVAIAAQDPVCGHQYSSQVSILSAMELIWNLCEILFIEVAPAGPLLLHLLDWVRLHVCEMDSLSADVLGSENPNKHENFWDLATLFVLQGRLDEARQMLSKEADANPASASMCRVLGDLMRTMPILSPGNTQTLTELELKWQHWHEECERHLQDGTFASNPHLESLCKIMLGDDSALLEHRGLLSNWYHFLVSRLLYSHPTVKPIELHFYAQSSLDLFLGGDSSPEPLDNILMAAFEFDIHQVIKECSIALSNWWFVAHLTDLLDHCKLLHSHNLYFGSNMREFLLLEYASGLFAHHSLWQLGVDYFDHCPELGRVYLELHIERIPLNTEQKALKVLRICERRQMTEQVRSICKILAMKAVCNNRLGSALSWSIRAKDAAFATLVSDRFLKDYCERGSFSDLDLIDNLGPAMMLSDRLTFLGKYREFHRLYGEKRFADAASLLLSLMTSQIAPRSFWMTLLTDALPLLEQKQVIFSAEQTYELMQCLEDLTIGRPEPRDLEGQRPQEDDIETTKVEMLRLALARNLARAIVKEGTLEGS, encoded by the exons ttGATTCCAGGGATAAATTCCAAGAAGAGGCAAATGTGTTTTGACTGGGGACCTGGGGAGATGCTGGTGTGTGAAactttgttcaaaaaaaaag aaaaagaagagaaggtgcTGGGCTGCCCTTTCATCTATATAGTCCAGAAAGATATAGATGTTTACTCTCGGATCCTACGGAAGCTCTTCAATGAGTCCCACAGCATCTTTGTGGGGCTCCAGAGGATTGAGGAAGAATCGGCAGGAAAGTCCAGGAAAGCTCA ATTGGTTCGAGTGAGTAAAAACTATCGGTCAGTTATAAGGGCCTGCATGGAAGAAATGCATCAAGTAGCAA tTGCTGCTCAAGATCCAGTCTGTGGTCATCAGTATAGTAGTCAG GTTTCTATTCTTTCTGCAATGGAACTGATTTGGAACCTTTGTGAAATCCTCTTTATTGAAGTAGCCCCAG CTGGCCCTCTACTCCTTCACCTCCTTGACTGGGTTCGACTGCACGTGTGCGAGATGGACAGTTTGTCTGCAGATGTTCTTGGTAGTGAAAATCCAAACAAACACGAGAACTTCTGGGATTTG GCAACTCTCTTCGTGCTGCAGGGCCGCCTGGATGAGGCACGGCAGATGCTGTCCAAAGAAGCTGATGCTAACCCTGCTTCAGCCAGCATGTGCAGAGTCTTGGGGGACCTGATGAGGACAATGCCTATTCTCAGC CCTGGCAACACGCAGACGTTGACAGAACTGGAGCTGAAATGGCAGCACTGGCATGAGGAATGCGAGCGACACCTTCAGGATGGCACCTTTGCTTCTAACCCCCACTTGGAGTCCCTCTGTAAG ATCATGCTAGGAGATGACAGTGCTTTACTGGAGCATAGGGGACTTCTCAGTAACTGGTATCATTTTCTGGTGTCTCGGCTCCTCTACTCGCACCCCACAGTGAAACCCATTGAACTACACTTCTATGCCCAG TCCAGCCTAGATCTCTTTCTTGGAGGGGATAGTAGTCCAGAACCCCTGGACAACATTTTGATGGCAGCCTTTGAATTTGACATTCATCAAGTCATCAAGGAGTGCAG CATTGCCCTGAGCAACTGGTGGTTTGTTGCTCACTTGACAGACTTACTTGATCACTGCAAGCTTCTCCATTCTCACAACCTCTA TTTTGGTTCCAATATGCGAGAATTCCTTCTGCTTGAATATGCATCAGGACTGTTTGCTCATCATAG CCTGTGGCAGCTAGGTGTGGATTACTTTGACCATTGTCCAGAGCTGGGCAGGGTTTACCTGGAGCTACATATTGAGCGGATTCCCCTAAACACAGAGCAGAAGGCACTCAAAGTACTTCGGATCTGTGAGAGGAGGCAGATGACTGAACAAG TTCGAAGCATCTGTAAGATCCTTGCCATGAAAGCTGTCTGCAATAACCGCCTGGGCTCTGCCTTGTCCTGGAGTATCCGAGCCAAAGATGCAGCTTTTGCCACCCTTGTCTCAGATAG GTTCTTAAAAGATTACTGTGAACGGGGCAGTTTCTCAGACTTGGATCTCATCGACAACCTGGGCCCGGCTATGATGCTTAGTGATCGTCTGACTTTCCTAG GAAAGTACCGTGAGTTTCACCGGCTGTATGGGGAAAAGCGCTTTGCTGATGCTGCTTCACTGTTGCTGTCACTGATGACATCCCAAATTGCTCCTCGATCCTTCTGGATGACACTACTGACTGATGCCCTTCCTCTACTAGAACAGAAACAG GTCATCTTTTCTGCTGAGCAAACCTATGAGTTGATGCAGTGCCTAGAGGACCTGACGATAGGAAGACCAGAGCCCAGAGATCTTGAGGGCCAGAGACCCCAG GAGGATGATATCGAGACAACCAAAGTGGAAATGCTGAGGCTTGCTCTTGCACGAAACCTTGCACGGGCGATTGTGAAAGAGGGAACCTTGGAAGGCTCGTGA
- the GGA3 gene encoding ADP-ribosylation factor-binding protein GGA3 isoform X4: MPQYLGDRISEKVKAKVIELLYSWTVALPEESKIKDAYQMLKRQGIVQSDPLIPMDRTLIPSPPPRPKNPVFDDEEKSKLLAKLLKSKNPDDLQEANKLIKSMVKEDEARIQKVTKRLHTLEEVNNNVKLLNEMLVHYSKEDSSEADKELMKELYDQCETKRRTLFKLASETEDNDSSLGDILQASDNLSRVINSYKKIIEGQVINGEVASLAISAPEGSNPSSNLNTLIDLAELDTSSSPPLVLAPQPTPPSSDIPILPPPPRSCLSSQAEASSGTSGVTNSLSLLDEELLCLGLADPAPSAAPKESTGNSQWNLYQGSPFLQSSTQPLNSSPAPLPPPFTAPATKASVPAPNTGSFLFSMGLATATPQKVGPPAPGYLNSAVGDSSLHQLDVLNQLLEETKGTSGLVKPVSSSFLPGVTSPIIPSNTPVGPPVSFPAGPSSPLFQPLPFQQGSPMKGNELSLTNVHVPLESIKPSSALPVTAYDKNGFRILFHFAKECPPGRPDVLVVVVSMLNTAPLPVKSIVLQAAVPKSMKVKLQPPSGIELSPFNPIQPPAAITQVMLLANPLKEKVRLRYKLTFALGDQLSTEVGEVDQFPPVDQWGNL, translated from the exons ATGCCACAG TACTTGGGGGACAGGATCTCAGAGAAGGTGAAAGCCAAAGTCATCGAGCTGCTGTACAGCTGGACAGTGGCCCTGCCAGAGGAGTCCAAAATCAAGGATGCTTACCAGATGCTTAAGAGACAGG GGATTGTGCAGTCTGACCCCCTGATTCCTATGGATCGGACGctcatcccctccccaccacctcgTCCTAAGAATCCTGTATTTGATGATGAGGAGAAATCCAAG CTCTTAGCCAAGCTGTTGAAGAGCAAGAATCCAGATGACCTCCAGGAGGCCAACAAGCTCATCAAGTCCATGGTGAAGGAG GATGAAGCTAGAATCCAGAAAGTGACCAAACGACTGCACACTCTAGAGGAAGTCAACAACAATGTGAAACTTCTCAATGAGATGCTGGTTCATTACAGTAAGGAGGACTCATCAGAGGCAGATAAAGAGCTCATGAAG GAGCTGTATGATCAATGTGAAACCAAGAGGAGAACATTGTTTAAATTGGCCAGTGAGACAGAAGACAATGATAGCAGCTTAG GAGACATCCTGCAAGCCAGCGACAATCTTTCAAGGGTTATCAACTCCTATAAAAAAATTATCGAAGGACAGGTCATTAATGGTGAGGTGGCTTCCCTAGCCATATCTGCCCCGGAAG GAAGCAACCCCTCCAGTAACCTCAACACTCTGATTGATCTTGCCGAATTGGATACATCTAGCAGCCCACCCCTGGTGCTGGCCCCACAGCCTACCCCACCCTCCTCAGACATCCCTATCCTTCCACCCCCTCCACGAAGCTGCTTGTCTAGTCAGGCTGAAGCTTCCTCTGGGACCAGCGGCGTGACCAACTCTCTCTCCCTGTTGGATGAAGAGCTGTTATGCTTAG GCCTCGCTGACCCAGCCCCTAGTGCTGCTCCCAAAGAGTCAACAGGGAATAGTCAGTGGAACCTGTaccag GGCAGCCCTTTCCTCCAGTCCTCTACACAGCCCTTGAACAGCTCCCCAGCCCCACTGCCTCCTCCCTTTACGGCTCCCGCTACCAAGGCCAGCGTCCCTGCCCCCAACACAGGCTCATTCTTGTTCTCCATGGGACTGGCCACGGCTACACCCCAAAAGGTGGGGCCGCCAGCCCCCGGGTACCTCAACTCAGCTGTGGGTGATAGTTCCCTGCACCAGTTGGATGTTCTCAACCAGCTTCTGGAAGAGACCAAAGG GACATCAGGCTTGGTGAAACCCGTCTCATCCAGCTTCCTCCCTGGGGTCACCTCCCCGATCATCCCCAGCAACACTCCAGTGGGGCCACCTGTCTCCTTTCCTGCTGGGCCCAGTAGCCCTTTGTTCCAACCACTGCCATTCCAGCAGGGGAGCCCCATGAAGGGAAACGAGCTCTCCCTGACCAATGTCCACGTCCCATTGGAATCTATCAAACCAA GCAGTGCCCTTCCAGTGACAGCCTATGACAAAAACGGCTTCCGCATCCTCTTTCATTTTGCCAAGGAGTGCCCACCTGGGCGGCCCGATGTGCTGGTGGTCGTGGTGTCCATGCTGAACACAGCTCCACTGCCTGTCAAGAGCATTGTGCTTCAGGCAGCAGTGCCCAAG tCCATGAAGGTGAAGCTGCAGCCTCCCTCAGGGATAGAACTATCTCCATTCAACCCTATCCAGCCACCTGCAGCCATAACCCAGGTTATGTTGCTGGCCAACCCATTGAAG GAGAAGGTAAGGCTGCGTTACAAGCTGACCTTTGCCCTTGGGGATCAGCTCAGCACAGAGGTGGGTGAAGTGGACCAGTTTCCCCCAGTGGACCAGTGGGGGAACCTATGA
- the GGA3 gene encoding ADP-ribosylation factor-binding protein GGA3 isoform X2 — MAEAEGESLESWLNKATNPSNRQEDWEYIIGFCDQINKELEGPQIAVRLLAHKIQSPQEWEAVQALTVLEACMKNCGRRFHNEVGKFRFLNELIKVVSPKYLGDRISEKVKAKVIELLYSWTVALPEESKIKDAYQMLKRQGIVQSDPLIPMDRTLIPSPPPRPKNPVFDDEEKSKLLAKLLKSKNPDDLQEANKLIKSMVKEDEARIQKVTKRLHTLEEVNNNVKLLNEMLVHYSKEDSSEADKELMKELYDQCETKRRTLFKLASETEDNDSSLGDILQASDNLSRVINSYKKIIEGQVINGEVASLAISAPEGSNPSSNLNTLIDLAELDTSSSPPLVLAPQPTPPSSDIPILPPPPRSCLSSQAEASSGTSGVTNSLSLLDEELLCLGLADPAPSAAPKESTGNSQWNLYQVGPPAPGYLNSAVGDSSLHQLDVLNQLLEETKGTSGLVKPVSSSFLPGVTSPIIPSNTPVGPPVSFPAGPSSPLFQPLPFQQGSPMKGNELSLTNVHVPLESIKPSSALPVTAYDKNGFRILFHFAKECPPGRPDVLVVVVSMLNTAPLPVKSIVLQAAVPKSMKVKLQPPSGIELSPFNPIQPPAAITQVMLLANPLKEKVRLRYKLTFALGDQLSTEVGEVDQFPPVDQWGNL; from the exons ATAAAGCCACCAATCCTTCCAACCGCCAGGAGGACTGGGAGTATATCATTGGCTTCTGTGATCAGATCAACAAGGAGCTTGAAGG GCCTCAGATTGCTGTCCGGCTGCTGGCTCACAAAATCCAGTCCCCACAGGAATGGGAGGCAGTCCAAGCCTTAACG GTGCTGGAAGCATGTATGAAGAACTGCGGGAGGAGGTTTCATAATGAAGTGGGGAAGTTCCGTTTTTTGAATGAGTTAATCAAAGTCGTCTCTCCCAAG TACTTGGGGGACAGGATCTCAGAGAAGGTGAAAGCCAAAGTCATCGAGCTGCTGTACAGCTGGACAGTGGCCCTGCCAGAGGAGTCCAAAATCAAGGATGCTTACCAGATGCTTAAGAGACAGG GGATTGTGCAGTCTGACCCCCTGATTCCTATGGATCGGACGctcatcccctccccaccacctcgTCCTAAGAATCCTGTATTTGATGATGAGGAGAAATCCAAG CTCTTAGCCAAGCTGTTGAAGAGCAAGAATCCAGATGACCTCCAGGAGGCCAACAAGCTCATCAAGTCCATGGTGAAGGAG GATGAAGCTAGAATCCAGAAAGTGACCAAACGACTGCACACTCTAGAGGAAGTCAACAACAATGTGAAACTTCTCAATGAGATGCTGGTTCATTACAGTAAGGAGGACTCATCAGAGGCAGATAAAGAGCTCATGAAG GAGCTGTATGATCAATGTGAAACCAAGAGGAGAACATTGTTTAAATTGGCCAGTGAGACAGAAGACAATGATAGCAGCTTAG GAGACATCCTGCAAGCCAGCGACAATCTTTCAAGGGTTATCAACTCCTATAAAAAAATTATCGAAGGACAGGTCATTAATGGTGAGGTGGCTTCCCTAGCCATATCTGCCCCGGAAG GAAGCAACCCCTCCAGTAACCTCAACACTCTGATTGATCTTGCCGAATTGGATACATCTAGCAGCCCACCCCTGGTGCTGGCCCCACAGCCTACCCCACCCTCCTCAGACATCCCTATCCTTCCACCCCCTCCACGAAGCTGCTTGTCTAGTCAGGCTGAAGCTTCCTCTGGGACCAGCGGCGTGACCAACTCTCTCTCCCTGTTGGATGAAGAGCTGTTATGCTTAG GCCTCGCTGACCCAGCCCCTAGTGCTGCTCCCAAAGAGTCAACAGGGAATAGTCAGTGGAACCTGTaccag GTGGGGCCGCCAGCCCCCGGGTACCTCAACTCAGCTGTGGGTGATAGTTCCCTGCACCAGTTGGATGTTCTCAACCAGCTTCTGGAAGAGACCAAAGG GACATCAGGCTTGGTGAAACCCGTCTCATCCAGCTTCCTCCCTGGGGTCACCTCCCCGATCATCCCCAGCAACACTCCAGTGGGGCCACCTGTCTCCTTTCCTGCTGGGCCCAGTAGCCCTTTGTTCCAACCACTGCCATTCCAGCAGGGGAGCCCCATGAAGGGAAACGAGCTCTCCCTGACCAATGTCCACGTCCCATTGGAATCTATCAAACCAA GCAGTGCCCTTCCAGTGACAGCCTATGACAAAAACGGCTTCCGCATCCTCTTTCATTTTGCCAAGGAGTGCCCACCTGGGCGGCCCGATGTGCTGGTGGTCGTGGTGTCCATGCTGAACACAGCTCCACTGCCTGTCAAGAGCATTGTGCTTCAGGCAGCAGTGCCCAAG tCCATGAAGGTGAAGCTGCAGCCTCCCTCAGGGATAGAACTATCTCCATTCAACCCTATCCAGCCACCTGCAGCCATAACCCAGGTTATGTTGCTGGCCAACCCATTGAAG GAGAAGGTAAGGCTGCGTTACAAGCTGACCTTTGCCCTTGGGGATCAGCTCAGCACAGAGGTGGGTGAAGTGGACCAGTTTCCCCCAGTGGACCAGTGGGGGAACCTATGA